One part of the Bacillus sp. FJAT-27916 genome encodes these proteins:
- the ispD gene encoding 2-C-methyl-D-erythritol 4-phosphate cytidylyltransferase: MKYEVIIPAAGQGKRMKADRNKLWIELEGEPIISHTLRQFGADENCKRILLVVNPSEESDFQVLSENWQLPVPIELIHGGSERQYSVKNAVDSLTDETEIALVHDGARPFITRPLIEKLIKDAAEHGASVLAVPVKDTIKQAEDSFITKTIERSSLWAIQTPQAFRVSILKRAHSKAQEDGFLGTDDASLVERLCMPVAITEGNYDNIKITTPEDLYFAKAILEKNKGVQHD, encoded by the coding sequence ATGAAGTATGAAGTCATTATTCCTGCCGCGGGGCAGGGGAAGAGAATGAAGGCAGACCGGAATAAGCTCTGGATTGAGCTTGAAGGTGAGCCAATCATCTCTCATACATTGCGTCAATTTGGCGCAGATGAGAATTGCAAACGTATTCTCCTTGTGGTGAATCCTTCCGAAGAGTCTGACTTTCAGGTTCTTTCAGAGAATTGGCAATTGCCGGTACCGATTGAGCTCATTCATGGAGGCAGCGAGCGGCAATATAGTGTGAAGAACGCAGTTGATTCTCTAACCGATGAAACGGAGATTGCTCTCGTCCATGACGGGGCAAGACCATTTATTACCCGCCCGCTCATTGAGAAGCTGATAAAGGATGCTGCCGAACATGGCGCAAGTGTTCTTGCAGTACCGGTTAAGGATACGATTAAGCAGGCAGAAGACTCCTTCATCACGAAAACGATCGAACGTTCAAGCTTGTGGGCTATTCAAACCCCGCAAGCTTTTCGTGTGTCCATCCTGAAGCGTGCACATAGTAAGGCGCAAGAGGATGGGTTCCTCGGAACGGATGATGCGAGTTTGGTCGAGCGTTTATGTATGCCAGTGGCGATTACGGAAGGGAATTACGATAATATCAAAATTACGACTCCAGAGGACTTGTATTTCGCAAAAGCCATACTGGAGAAGAATAAAGGAGTCCAGCATGATTAG
- the lysS gene encoding lysine--tRNA ligase, whose product MSEELNDQFQVRRDKMTRIAELGLDPFGQKFVRTHLAQEIITEFSELENEELEAKGIEVSIAGRIMTKRGKGKAGFAHIKDVSGQIQIYVRKDAIGEDAYELFKMADLGDIVGIKGIVFKTKVGELSIKVNEFTFLTKSLRPLPEKYHGLKDIEERYRKRYLDLITSEESQKTFIARSRIIQAMRRYFDDNGFLEVETPMLHSIAGGASARPFVTHHNALDMPMYMRIAIELHLKRLIVGGLEKVYEIGRVFRNEGVSTRHNPEFTMLELYEAYADFHDIMDLTENVIAYIAEEVLGTTTIPYGEYEVNLAPKWKRLHMVDAIKEYVGVDFWKEMSVEEARALAKEHDVQITESMTVGHIINEFFEQKIEEKLIQPTFVYGHPVEISPLAKKNAEDPRFTDRFELFIVAREHANAFTELNDPIDQRQRFEAQLKEREQGNDEAHMMDDDYIEALEYGMPPTGGLGIGIDRLVMLLTNSPSIRDVLLFPLMRHK is encoded by the coding sequence ATGAGCGAAGAATTAAATGACCAGTTCCAGGTCAGACGTGATAAAATGACGCGAATTGCTGAATTGGGCCTTGATCCATTCGGACAAAAATTCGTGCGTACACATTTGGCTCAAGAGATTATTACAGAGTTCAGCGAATTGGAAAATGAAGAGCTTGAAGCAAAGGGTATTGAAGTATCCATTGCCGGCCGTATTATGACCAAACGCGGAAAAGGGAAAGCTGGTTTTGCCCACATTAAAGATGTTAGCGGCCAAATTCAAATTTATGTAAGAAAAGACGCAATCGGTGAGGATGCCTATGAGCTCTTTAAGATGGCTGACCTAGGCGATATCGTTGGTATTAAGGGGATTGTCTTCAAGACTAAAGTTGGCGAATTGTCCATCAAGGTCAATGAATTTACCTTCCTGACAAAATCCTTGCGCCCGCTGCCGGAGAAATACCATGGTCTTAAAGACATTGAGGAGCGCTACCGTAAACGCTATCTGGACTTGATTACAAGTGAAGAAAGCCAAAAGACCTTTATTGCAAGAAGCCGTATTATCCAAGCGATGAGACGTTACTTCGACGATAACGGCTTCTTGGAAGTGGAAACACCAATGCTTCACTCCATTGCCGGCGGTGCATCTGCAAGACCTTTCGTAACGCATCATAATGCTCTTGATATGCCAATGTATATGCGTATTGCGATTGAGCTTCACTTAAAACGCCTTATTGTCGGCGGATTAGAAAAGGTTTACGAAATTGGCCGTGTATTCAGAAACGAAGGCGTATCTACACGCCATAACCCTGAATTCACCATGCTTGAGCTTTATGAAGCTTATGCTGATTTCCATGACATTATGGACCTCACTGAGAATGTCATTGCTTACATTGCTGAAGAAGTACTTGGAACAACGACAATTCCATACGGTGAATATGAAGTAAATCTTGCGCCAAAATGGAAGAGACTTCATATGGTCGATGCAATAAAAGAATATGTTGGTGTAGACTTCTGGAAAGAGATGAGTGTAGAAGAAGCTCGTGCACTTGCGAAAGAGCATGATGTACAAATTACTGAATCTATGACAGTTGGCCATATCATCAATGAATTCTTCGAGCAAAAGATTGAAGAGAAATTGATTCAGCCTACATTCGTCTATGGTCATCCAGTTGAGATTTCTCCGCTAGCGAAGAAAAATGCAGAGGACCCTCGCTTTACAGATCGTTTTGAACTCTTTATCGTTGCGCGTGAGCATGCTAATGCCTTCACAGAGCTAAATGATCCTATCGACCAAAGACAACGCTTTGAAGCACAATTAAAAGAGCGTGAGCAAGGTAATGATGAAGCTCATATGATGGATGACGATTATATCGAAGCATTAGAATATGGCATGCCGCCAACAGGTGGGCTCGGTATCGGCATCGACCGTCTCGTTATGCTGTTAACGAACTCTCCATCTATTCGTGACGTACTGTTATTCCCGCTTATGAGACATAAATAA
- a CDS encoding PIN/TRAM domain-containing protein, producing MLKRILQICFIFIGGALGMGILPDLLPLINIDNELITNPISSAILGAIIFYLITFWLVDYVAHFIKWIEEQLLIAPITDIIFGSMGLLIGLLLAFLITLPLNQVPIPILNTVSPILLTLICGYLGFQVGFKKRDELTKLVTNSVKTKKKGSERDGETAEDSPVKRKVLDTSVIIDGRIADICKTGFLEGPLVIPQFVLGELQHIADSSDALKRTRGRRGLDILNKIQKELPIEVEMYEGDFEDISEVDSKLVKLAKTIDGIVVTNDFNLNKVCEFQNVQVLNINELANAVKPVVIPGEEMNVQVIKDGKEQNQGVAYLDDGTMIVVEEGRNYIGKKIDVIVTSVLQTSAGRMIFAKPKLLEKAL from the coding sequence ATGTTGAAAAGAATACTGCAAATTTGTTTCATATTTATCGGCGGGGCACTGGGCATGGGTATTTTGCCTGATTTATTACCATTGATCAATATTGATAATGAATTAATAACGAATCCGATTTCTTCTGCTATTTTAGGTGCAATTATATTCTATCTCATTACTTTCTGGTTGGTTGACTATGTCGCCCATTTTATTAAATGGATTGAGGAGCAATTATTGATTGCCCCTATTACGGATATTATCTTTGGAAGTATGGGCTTGTTAATTGGGCTCTTGTTGGCATTTTTGATTACATTGCCGTTGAATCAAGTGCCTATTCCCATATTGAATACGGTTTCTCCGATTCTTTTGACATTAATATGCGGTTATTTAGGATTTCAGGTAGGGTTTAAGAAGCGGGATGAGCTGACGAAGCTTGTGACGAATTCTGTGAAGACAAAGAAAAAGGGCTCTGAGCGGGATGGTGAAACAGCGGAGGACTCACCAGTTAAGCGTAAGGTCCTTGATACAAGTGTCATCATTGACGGCCGAATCGCTGATATCTGCAAGACAGGCTTCTTAGAGGGCCCGCTTGTAATCCCGCAGTTCGTGCTTGGAGAGCTTCAGCATATTGCGGATTCCTCTGATGCATTGAAGCGTACTAGAGGCCGCAGGGGACTTGATATCCTGAATAAGATTCAAAAGGAACTCCCTATTGAAGTCGAGATGTATGAGGGAGATTTTGAGGATATCTCTGAGGTGGACAGCAAGCTGGTCAAATTGGCAAAAACAATTGATGGAATCGTGGTTACAAATGATTTCAACTTGAATAAGGTATGTGAATTCCAGAATGTCCAGGTGCTGAATATTAATGAATTGGCGAACGCGGTTAAGCCAGTCGTCATCCCAGGTGAAGAGATGAATGTTCAAGTCATCAAGGATGGTAAGGAGCAGAACCAAGGGGTTGCTTACCTGGATGATGGTACAATGATTGTAGTGGAAGAGGGACGCAATTATATCGGCAAGAAGATTGACGTCATTGTAACGTCTGTACTGCAGACCTCTGCAGGCCGGATGATCTTCGCCAAACCGAAATTATTAGAAAAGGCTCTTTAA
- the disA gene encoding DNA integrity scanning diadenylate cyclase DisA, translating to MDKKVVERDKSQIIQLVAPGTPLREGLDNVLRANTGGLIVVGYNDKVKGLVDGGFKIGCPFSPSYLYELAKMDGAIILNDKIDTIMFANAHLVPDKTIPSMETGMRHRTAERIAKETKSLVIAISQRRNIITLYQGNFRYALKELSVILTKANQAMQTLEKYRSVLEESIQNLSKLEFEELVTFGDLTHVLNRLIMVIRIKTELLSYMNELGVEGRLLRLQLKEMLSGVEQEAFHILKDYHHQPDACSPEKVFELLSEMSQSEVIEDTALMKALGYPGAMPPEQSIAPCGYRALHKIPRLPLSIIQNLVKTFKTLPGLMKAGVEDLDEVEGIGEVRAKKIHQGLKNLKSVNKL from the coding sequence ATGGATAAAAAGGTAGTCGAACGGGATAAATCACAGATCATACAGCTTGTAGCCCCGGGGACACCGCTCAGAGAAGGCTTGGACAATGTGCTTCGAGCTAATACAGGAGGCTTAATCGTTGTCGGCTATAACGATAAGGTAAAGGGCCTTGTCGATGGAGGGTTTAAGATTGGCTGCCCGTTTTCACCAAGCTATTTATATGAGCTCGCGAAAATGGATGGGGCAATTATTTTGAATGATAAGATTGATACTATTATGTTTGCGAATGCACATCTCGTGCCAGACAAAACGATTCCTTCCATGGAGACAGGCATGCGTCACAGGACAGCGGAACGAATTGCGAAGGAGACAAAATCACTCGTGATTGCCATCTCGCAGCGGCGAAATATTATTACCCTTTATCAAGGGAATTTCCGTTATGCCTTGAAGGAACTGTCAGTCATCTTGACGAAGGCGAATCAGGCCATGCAGACCTTGGAAAAATACCGTTCCGTGCTTGAGGAAAGCATCCAAAATCTAAGCAAGCTGGAATTTGAGGAGCTCGTAACATTCGGTGACCTTACCCATGTCTTGAACCGGCTGATTATGGTTATCCGAATTAAAACAGAGCTCCTATCCTATATGAATGAGCTTGGGGTAGAGGGGCGCTTGCTTCGGCTCCAGCTGAAGGAAATGCTGAGCGGTGTAGAGCAAGAGGCCTTTCATATTCTAAAGGATTATCACCATCAGCCTGATGCCTGCTCCCCGGAGAAGGTGTTTGAGCTGTTAAGCGAAATGTCTCAATCAGAAGTGATTGAGGATACGGCTCTTATGAAGGCCCTTGGCTATCCAGGAGCAATGCCGCCTGAGCAATCGATAGCACCATGCGGGTATCGGGCTTTGCATAAGATTCCAAGGCTTCCTTTATCGATTATCCAAAATCTCGTCAAAACCTTTAAAACTTTGCCTGGCTTAATGAAGGCGGGAGTGGAGGATTTAGATGAAGTAGAAGGAATCGGGGAGGTCCGTGCGAAGAAGATTCATCAAGGATTAAAAAACCTTAAAAGTGTCAATAAATTATAA
- a CDS encoding UvrB/UvrC motif-containing protein, with translation MLCQECNERPATLQFTKVINGKKAEVNLCEHCAAEKGDIFMLHDGGNLSFNNLLAGLLNMGLGMTSTKASPGFGGDQLECPHCHLTYREFVNSGRFGCRQCYETFAPYLEPVLSRLHGGNVNHTGKIPKRAGGTLHIRKQINDLKADLQALIEQEDFEKAVHVRDEIRQLEKEIEAASQEGGGEG, from the coding sequence ATGCTTTGTCAGGAATGTAATGAACGGCCGGCTACGCTGCAGTTCACGAAGGTGATTAACGGCAAGAAGGCAGAAGTGAACCTTTGCGAGCATTGCGCCGCTGAGAAGGGGGATATCTTTATGCTCCATGATGGGGGCAATTTATCTTTCAACAATTTACTTGCAGGCCTTTTAAATATGGGTCTTGGCATGACATCGACGAAGGCGAGTCCCGGCTTTGGGGGCGACCAGCTGGAATGTCCTCATTGCCATTTGACTTACCGGGAGTTTGTGAATAGCGGGCGGTTTGGCTGCCGGCAATGCTATGAAACCTTTGCGCCGTATTTGGAGCCGGTTTTAAGCAGGCTTCATGGCGGGAATGTAAACCATACAGGCAAGATACCAAAAAGAGCCGGCGGCACGCTTCATATAAGAAAGCAGATTAATGACTTGAAGGCAGACCTGCAAGCGTTGATTGAGCAAGAGGACTTTGAAAAGGCTGTACATGTCCGTGATGAGATTCGTCAGCTTGAGAAGGAGATTGAGGCTGCGTCTCAGGAAGGGGGCGGGGAAGGTTGA
- a CDS encoding protein arginine kinase, with protein MNHAISSWMNQEGPESDIVMSSRIRLARNVKDLSFPTVFSAEEAAKMLRKVEDRLGGQYLPGLGTLEMVRLRDLQPLDRQVLVEKHLISPLLAKEYEMGGVLITENEEVSIMVNEEDHIRIQCLFPGLQLKEALDVASRIDDLLENELDYAFDERIGYLTSCPTNVGTGLRASVMLHLPGLVLTRQMDRIISAINQLGLVVRGMYGEGSEALGNIFQISNQMTLGKTEEAIAEDLDSVVKQIIMQEKAARDTLVQSSNIQLEDRVFRSLGILSNARILESKEAAKCLSDVRLGIDLGYIPNITKHILNELMVVTQPGFLQRYAGGPLNPKERDIRRASLIRERLALEDKPMKE; from the coding sequence ATGAACCATGCAATTAGTTCATGGATGAACCAGGAAGGTCCGGAATCAGATATCGTGATGAGTTCGAGAATTCGGCTTGCACGTAATGTGAAGGATCTTTCCTTCCCGACAGTGTTCTCCGCAGAGGAGGCGGCTAAGATGCTCCGCAAAGTGGAGGATCGTCTTGGCGGACAGTACCTGCCGGGACTTGGCACTTTGGAGATGGTGAGGCTGAGGGACCTTCAGCCGCTCGACAGACAGGTTCTTGTGGAGAAACATTTGATCAGCCCGCTGCTTGCGAAAGAATATGAGATGGGCGGAGTCTTGATCACAGAGAATGAAGAGGTCAGTATCATGGTAAATGAGGAGGACCATATTCGGATTCAATGTTTATTCCCTGGGCTTCAGCTGAAAGAGGCTTTAGATGTAGCGAGCCGGATTGATGATTTGCTTGAGAATGAACTTGATTATGCATTTGATGAGAGGATTGGGTATTTAACGAGCTGTCCTACCAATGTCGGTACCGGTCTGCGGGCTTCTGTGATGCTGCATTTGCCGGGGCTGGTGCTGACAAGGCAAATGGATAGAATCATCTCGGCCATCAATCAGCTTGGACTGGTCGTTCGGGGCATGTATGGAGAAGGCAGTGAGGCACTCGGGAATATTTTCCAAATCTCGAATCAAATGACGCTTGGAAAGACCGAGGAAGCCATTGCTGAGGACTTGGACAGTGTGGTGAAGCAAATAATTATGCAGGAAAAAGCCGCGCGTGATACATTGGTCCAATCTTCAAACATACAATTGGAAGATAGGGTATTCCGTTCCTTAGGGATTTTATCGAATGCCCGCATCCTCGAGTCTAAGGAAGCGGCTAAATGTTTATCAGATGTTCGGCTGGGGATTGATTTAGGATACATCCCCAATATTACGAAACATATATTAAATGAATTAATGGTTGTTACGCAGCCTGGTTTCCTGCAGCGCTATGCAGGCGGGCCGCTGAACCCAAAAGAAAGAGATATACGAAGAGCTTCTCTCATTCGGGAAAGGCTGGCATTAGAAGATAAACCAATGAAAGAATAG
- a CDS encoding CtsR family transcriptional regulator → MKNISDIIESYLKNVLEMSEKELVEIKRSEIADKFQCVPSQINYVINTRFTIERGYVVESKRGGGGYIRIMRVQSHDRAHLIEQLSSLIGDRISQSNSEALIGRLVEEEVISIREAKIMMSVMDRSVLHYDLPERDELRARILKAMFMTLRYK, encoded by the coding sequence ATGAAGAATATATCAGATATTATTGAGAGTTATTTAAAGAATGTATTAGAGATGAGTGAGAAGGAATTAGTCGAAATTAAAAGAAGCGAGATTGCTGATAAGTTTCAATGTGTCCCCTCTCAAATCAACTATGTTATTAACACCCGCTTTACCATCGAAAGAGGCTATGTTGTGGAGAGCAAGCGTGGCGGAGGCGGATATATTCGTATTATGCGGGTTCAGTCACATGATAGGGCACATCTTATTGAACAGCTCAGCAGTCTAATTGGTGACCGGATTTCTCAAAGTAATTCAGAGGCGTTAATTGGAAGGCTCGTTGAGGAAGAAGTGATTTCTATCCGTGAAGCAAAAATTATGATGAGTGTGATGGATCGCTCAGTTTTACATTATGACCTGCCTGAGCGTGATGAGCTTAGAGCAAGAATTTTAAAGGCGATGTTTATGACGTTACGATATAAGTAA
- the clpC gene encoding ATP-dependent protease ATP-binding subunit ClpC: protein MMFGRFTERAQKVLALAQEEAIRLGHNNIGTEHILLGLVREGDGIAAKALYALGLSPEKIQEEVENLIGKGSETVQTIHYTPRAKKVIELSMDEARKLGHSYVGTEHVLLGLIREGEGVAARVLNNLGVSLNKARQQVLQLLGSNESGVHQGGASSAASTPTLDSLARDLTAIAREGSLDPVIGRGKEIQRVIEVLSRRTKNNPVLIGEPGVGKTAIAEGLAQQIVNNEVPEILRDKRVMTLDMGTVVAGTKYRGEFEDRLKKVMDEIRAAGNVILFIDELHTLIGAGGAEGAIDASNILKPSLARGELQCIGATTLDEYRKYIEKDAALERRFQPIQVDEPTIDESIQILKGLRDRYEAHHRVSITDEAIDAAVKLSDRYISDRFLPDKAIDLIDESGSKVRLRSYTTPPNLKELEVRLEEARKEKDAAVQSQEFEKAASLRDMEQKLREELENTKRNWKEKQGKENSEVTVNDIAHVVSSWTGIPVTKLAQTESDKLLNMEDILHNRVIGQEEAVKAISKAVRRARAGLKDPKRPIGSFIFLGPTGVGKTELARALAESMFGDEDAMIRIDMSEYMEKHSTSRLVGSPPGYVGYEEGGQLTEKVRRKPYSVVLLDEIEKAHPDVFNILLQVLEDGRLTDSKGRTVDFRNTILIMTSNVGAHSLKKNRYVGFNMQDEGQDYKDMKGQVMDELKRAFRPEFLNRIDEIIVFHALEKKHLKEIVTLLSNQLIKRLKEQDIDLELSEAAKEKIVEEGYDPDYGARPLRRALQKHVEDFLSEELLRGNIDKGKQIVIDVENGEFTAKTGEKSLASK, encoded by the coding sequence ATGATGTTTGGTCGATTCACAGAAAGAGCACAAAAGGTACTCGCACTAGCACAGGAAGAAGCAATCAGGCTCGGTCATAATAATATCGGTACGGAACATATCTTACTTGGATTGGTGAGAGAGGGAGACGGCATTGCCGCGAAGGCACTATATGCCCTTGGATTAAGCCCGGAAAAAATCCAAGAAGAGGTTGAAAATCTCATTGGGAAAGGTTCTGAGACGGTTCAAACGATCCATTATACTCCCCGAGCGAAAAAGGTTATCGAGCTTTCCATGGATGAAGCAAGGAAATTGGGCCATTCCTATGTGGGAACCGAGCATGTTCTCCTTGGGCTGATTCGTGAAGGAGAAGGCGTCGCAGCCAGAGTGTTGAATAATTTAGGCGTCAGCCTCAATAAGGCAAGACAGCAAGTATTGCAGCTTCTTGGCAGCAATGAATCGGGTGTTCATCAAGGAGGAGCCTCCTCTGCAGCCAGCACACCTACCCTTGACAGCCTGGCACGTGATTTGACCGCCATTGCAAGAGAGGGAAGCCTTGACCCGGTAATTGGCAGAGGGAAAGAAATTCAGCGTGTGATTGAGGTGTTGAGCCGCCGCACGAAGAATAACCCTGTTTTGATTGGAGAGCCCGGTGTTGGTAAAACAGCCATAGCTGAAGGACTCGCCCAGCAAATCGTCAATAATGAGGTCCCAGAGATTTTGCGGGACAAACGCGTCATGACACTGGATATGGGAACGGTTGTAGCCGGTACTAAATACCGCGGCGAATTTGAGGACCGCCTCAAAAAGGTGATGGACGAAATTCGAGCAGCCGGCAATGTCATCCTCTTCATTGATGAGCTTCATACCTTGATTGGTGCAGGCGGAGCTGAGGGTGCCATTGATGCATCTAATATTCTGAAACCATCACTCGCACGCGGTGAGCTTCAATGTATTGGTGCGACGACGCTTGATGAATATCGTAAATACATTGAGAAGGATGCGGCGCTTGAACGCAGATTCCAGCCAATCCAAGTGGATGAGCCGACAATTGATGAGTCCATTCAAATTTTGAAGGGTCTGCGTGATCGTTATGAGGCCCATCATCGAGTATCTATTACCGATGAAGCAATTGATGCAGCGGTAAAATTATCAGACCGCTACATCTCTGACCGATTCCTTCCGGATAAAGCCATCGACTTAATTGATGAATCCGGCTCTAAGGTGCGTCTCCGCTCTTATACAACACCACCTAATTTGAAAGAACTTGAGGTAAGACTGGAGGAGGCACGCAAAGAAAAGGATGCGGCAGTTCAAAGTCAGGAGTTCGAAAAAGCAGCTTCCTTACGCGATATGGAGCAAAAATTGCGTGAAGAGCTTGAGAATACAAAACGTAATTGGAAGGAAAAGCAGGGCAAGGAAAACAGCGAGGTAACAGTGAATGACATCGCACATGTTGTTTCCAGCTGGACTGGAATCCCGGTTACGAAGCTTGCGCAGACAGAATCTGATAAACTGTTGAATATGGAAGACATTCTTCATAATCGTGTCATTGGTCAGGAAGAGGCTGTAAAGGCTATTTCGAAAGCGGTTCGCAGAGCGAGGGCTGGTCTTAAAGATCCGAAGCGTCCAATTGGCTCCTTCATCTTCTTAGGGCCTACCGGTGTCGGTAAAACAGAGCTTGCTAGAGCTCTTGCTGAGTCCATGTTTGGAGATGAGGATGCCATGATTCGGATTGACATGTCTGAGTACATGGAGAAACACTCAACCTCCCGTCTTGTTGGTTCACCACCAGGCTATGTCGGCTATGAGGAGGGCGGCCAGCTTACAGAGAAGGTTCGCCGAAAACCATATTCCGTCGTGCTGCTTGATGAGATTGAGAAAGCACACCCTGATGTTTTCAACATTCTATTACAGGTGCTTGAGGATGGAAGGCTGACAGATTCGAAGGGACGTACAGTAGACTTCCGTAATACAATCTTGATTATGACATCCAATGTGGGTGCACATAGCTTGAAGAAAAACCGGTATGTTGGTTTCAATATGCAGGATGAAGGCCAAGACTATAAGGATATGAAGGGGCAGGTTATGGATGAGCTCAAACGGGCTTTCCGTCCAGAATTCTTGAACCGGATTGATGAAATTATCGTCTTCCATGCTCTTGAGAAGAAACACCTGAAGGAAATTGTGACATTGCTGTCTAATCAATTGATTAAACGCTTGAAGGAGCAGGATATTGACCTTGAGCTTTCAGAAGCGGCTAAGGAAAAAATTGTCGAAGAGGGCTACGACCCAGACTATGGAGCCCGTCCGCTTAGAAGAGCTTTGCAAAAACATGTAGAAGACTTCTTGTCTGAAGAGCTTTTAAGAGGCAATATAGATAAAGGGAAACAGATTGTCATTGATGTGGAGAATGGCGAATTCACGGCTAAAACCGGTGAAAAGAGCCTGGCAAGCAAGTAA
- the radA gene encoding DNA repair protein RadA, which translates to MAKKKTKFICQSCGYESPKWMGRCPGCNGWNTMTEEVEITASKNQRRTAFTHTDQPMSKPVSIMTVGTEQEPRVMTDSGELNRVLGGGIVPGSLLLIGGDPGIGKSTLLLQVSAQLARKDYDVLYISGEESVKQTKLRAVRLGVTSDHLYVYSETDMGMIEQAINEIDPDFVIIDSIQTVFHPDVTSAPGSVSQVRECTAELMRLAKTKGIAIFIVGHVTKEGNIAGPRLLEHMVDTVLYFEGERHHTFRILRAVKNRFGSTNEMGIFEMKEEGLEEVMNPSEIFLEERSQGAAGSTVVASMEGTRPILVEIQALISPSIFPNPRRMATGIDHNRVSLLMAVLEKRVGLLLQNQDAYLKVTGGVKLGEPAVDLAVIVSIASGFRDVPTRATDCIVGEVGLTGEVRRVSRIEQRVKEAAKLGFERIIIPANNLSGWTPPSDIKVVGVATVSEALKYALGG; encoded by the coding sequence ATGGCAAAGAAAAAAACGAAGTTCATTTGTCAGTCCTGCGGGTATGAATCTCCCAAGTGGATGGGGAGATGCCCAGGCTGTAACGGTTGGAACACGATGACAGAGGAAGTTGAAATCACGGCTTCAAAAAATCAGCGCAGAACAGCTTTTACCCATACAGATCAGCCAATGTCAAAGCCGGTATCCATCATGACGGTGGGAACTGAACAGGAGCCGCGGGTTATGACCGACTCGGGTGAACTGAACCGTGTACTTGGGGGCGGAATCGTGCCGGGGTCTTTACTATTGATTGGGGGAGACCCAGGGATAGGAAAGTCTACCTTGCTTTTGCAAGTATCGGCCCAATTAGCGAGAAAGGATTATGATGTCTTATACATATCCGGAGAGGAATCTGTTAAGCAGACGAAGCTTCGTGCCGTAAGGCTTGGAGTCACTTCAGATCACCTATACGTTTATTCAGAAACGGATATGGGGATGATTGAACAAGCAATCAATGAAATTGATCCGGACTTCGTTATCATCGACTCCATTCAAACAGTCTTTCATCCAGATGTCACATCTGCACCAGGCAGTGTATCCCAAGTGCGTGAGTGTACGGCTGAGCTGATGAGATTGGCGAAGACGAAGGGAATTGCCATCTTCATTGTCGGACATGTGACAAAGGAAGGGAATATAGCGGGTCCGCGCCTTTTAGAGCATATGGTTGACACTGTATTATATTTTGAAGGGGAGCGGCATCATACCTTCCGGATTTTGCGAGCTGTCAAGAACCGCTTCGGCTCGACGAATGAGATGGGAATCTTTGAAATGAAGGAAGAGGGACTAGAAGAGGTCATGAATCCTTCCGAAATATTCCTTGAGGAGCGATCACAGGGAGCGGCAGGGTCTACCGTTGTTGCCTCGATGGAAGGGACACGGCCTATACTAGTAGAAATCCAAGCCTTGATTTCACCATCGATATTCCCTAATCCACGCCGGATGGCAACAGGAATTGATCATAACCGGGTGTCACTGCTGATGGCTGTACTGGAAAAAAGAGTCGGTCTTCTATTGCAGAACCAGGATGCCTATTTAAAGGTAACAGGCGGAGTCAAGCTTGGTGAACCTGCAGTAGACCTGGCCGTAATTGTCAGCATTGCTTCCGGATTCCGAGATGTGCCAACGAGAGCAACAGATTGTATTGTTGGCGAAGTCGGGCTGACAGGTGAGGTCCGCAGGGTTTCCCGAATAGAGCAGCGAGTGAAGGAAGCAGCCAAACTCGGATTTGAACGAATTATCATACCAGCCAATAACTTAAGCGGATGGACGCCTCCATCTGATATAAAGGTTGTTGGTGTAGCAACAGTCAGTGAAGCATTGAAATATGCGTTAGGGGGATAA